GCCAGAAGGTGAACCTAGGCAACATCGTGTACATCTTGACCCCCCCCCCTGACAGCGAGGCCGAGGCGCATCAACTGTTCAACGAGCTATCGCCAGGTGGTAAGGGAGCGCTGGTCCTTTTCAAGCGTGAGAGGTCGGTCCATAAGAGAAGGCACGTGGGCGCAGGCGTCAGCGATGTCCCCGCGATGGTGGGCAGAGGGCTCCAAAAATAATCTTATAGTCATCGAATGGTAATAATTCTAGGAAATATGGGCCTGTTGGGAAAAGCTAGGTCGGTCACCGACCTGATCGAGGACCTGGCCGATGATAGAAAGCGAGGACCAGCAATGGTCATGCTGAGCCGGATGGGGCCCGCCGTCATACCATATCTGATAGGGGTCCTCGGTGACGAGCAGAGACGGTCCTACGCAGGTGCGGTGTTGACCGATATCGGTGAACCGGCCATCCCGGCATTGGTGGAGGCTTTCGACGAGAGCAAAGGCGGAGCGTACGCCAGAGCGGCCCTGGCACGCATTCAGAGGCCTGACCTGATCATACCGCTCCTCATCAGGGCACTAGGCGACAAGGCAAGACAGGCGCATGCCTGTGGAATGTTGATAGATTATGGCATGCCCACCCTGGGACCTTACCTGCCACAACTGACCGAGGTATTGGGAGACAAGGACAAGCAGGTGTATGCCTCCACAGCATTGGTGGCCGTGGGAGCGGCAGCGACCCCCTATCTTCTCAAGGCGGTATCGGATGAGAGGAAAAGATTCTGGGCGGCATTCACCCTCAATAAGATCGATCCCTTGACCTACACAAACCAATGGCTGGAGCAGATGGTCTCCGAATCGCCTGACCAGGTGCAGGGAGCGGCGCCCCCCTCCAGGCCGGCCCGGTACTGCCCCTATTGCGGCGCTCCTATGAGAGCGGACCACACCTTCTGTGGCTCTTGCGGCAAGAAGGTCGAGAGGATTGCCTCTCAAAAGACCAGCACCACCTCACCTCCATCAAAGAACGAGAGCGATATGAGAACGTCCGAGCTAACGCTGGACCCGGCCGCGAACCAGCCCTCACACCGGGCCGATGTACCGAACGAATACGTGGTGGGGGGGTTCACCAGCTCCGACATGGCCAGACCCGGGTCGCTGGGCTACGCGATCTACATCACGAACCGGAGGATAATCGGGGTCAAGAAACCAGGCCTGTTCGCCAAGGCCGTGGGGGCCACTGTCGCGGGCACGGTCATGGGGGCGGTGCTGGGCCTCGGGACCAAATGGACCGTGAGGAACAGCCTGGGAAGGGACCTGACATCTGAAGAGAACAGAGCCCTCCTTGCCGAGCTGGAGAGGAGCAAGGACATCGAGCTGATGAACCAGGACGTCACCCTGATCCAGCTTAAACGGAAGTTCTTCACCAATCCCGGCCAGATCGCCTTCTTCCTCAGGGGCACCCAGCAAACTGACATCACCATATCGTTGGCAAATGATGAGGTGGTCGATGACCTGAGGAAGTTGTTCACTGAGCATTTTTCCAGGGTCCTCAAGGTCGTCAATTGACCACCGCGCCGAGCGGGTGTCGCTTCCGCTCTGCTCTGACACATTCCTTATCCAACGGGCCTCAGGCGCCAGTCCAGGCCTTTCACAGCCACACATCAACGATCGAGGTCGTGGATGTCTCCGCATGCCAATCAATATGCATGTGCATCTCCGGTTACAAGGGTATAAATGCCATCCGCTCGAAAAGCAAGCAGCATGATGTTGAACCCGTACCTGAACTTCAACGGCAATGCCGAGGAGGCCTTCAAGTTCTATAGAATAGTGTTCGGCGGAGAGTTTTCCTCCCTGATGAGGTACAAGGAGATGCCTGGTGCGGAACGGTTCTCCGAGGCCGAGGGAGAGGGGATAGCGCACATCGCCCTGCCTGTAGGAACAACGATGCTCATGGGCAGCGATGCCCTGGAGTCGGTCGGCCAGAAGGTGAACTTCGGCAACAGCGTGTATGTAATGATCACCCCGGACAGCGAGGCCGAGGCTCGTAGGCTGTTCAACGAGCTTTCGGCCGGCGGAAAGGTGGAGATGGCCCTGGAGAAGATGTTCTGGGGGGACCTGTACGCCTCCTTCACGGACAAGTATGGCATATGGTGGATGATCGACTACGCGCTGCCGAAGCAAGGCTAGGCGGACATTCGACCCATTATTGGTAAAGAGCAAAGAGGGGCCGGAGCGGCCCATATAACGTGGCTCTTCCCTACCGTGCCTCGACCTTCAAGACCCTATCCAGCACCATGTCCTGGATCTCGCTGTGCTCCATGTCCGTAGTTCCGGCGATAAGGTCTCCCAGTGCCCTGTAGACGTTCTCGCGGTTGACCTCGATGGAATGGACCATCGCCTCCTCCGAGGTCCAGAACGTTATGTATGTAGCCGTATCCGGATCGTCCAGGGAGTTGAGGGCGATGTAACCAAGGTACCCCTCCTCCTCTTCCTTGAGGAATCCGGCTACGATAGCGTTGCCCTCCTCTCTCCTCCCGGGCTTAAATCTCTGCCTGCTGACCCTAGCATACTTCGTGTCCTTGCCCATGGATGGTACTCTCTAACGCATCGGTAAAAAAGCTATTCTCAAAACACCAGGGCCCCAGGCCGCTCTGAGATGGTGGTCCGGAATGGCCATGGACCTCGTTTTTACGTGATAGACGAGAAATGATAATCAAATGTAAAGAATTATCATTCTGTAGAATAATATATAAATGCCTTTCCGACCGTGATGAAGTTGCCAGAGAGTGCGTTCATTGGGTCCAGAGATCAGATATCTAGCCTCCACACACGGCCGGGATGGTCCTAATTGTTGGCCGATGGTGTGCTCACGTTAGCCTAGGATTATCTTCTTGCGAACCGATACGGAACTGGATCTTTGATGAACATGGAGCACAGCACGCTCAGGACCCAGATCCTTGTCGTCGCCATCGGCAGCTTGCTCTACGCGATCATCACCGTCCGCCTCAACGTGCTGATAATGCCGGGCACGGAACTGACCGCCGTCCGCCCTAGCGTTGTCGTGCCGATGCTCATAGGCTTCCTCTTCGGTCCCCGGGCAGGCTTCCTCACCGGCTTCCTGGGCAACGTGCTGGGGGATGTCGTCACGTTCAACGATTTCTTCTGGCCGTGGGACATCGGCAACGGCATCATGGGCGCTGTGCCCGGCCTCGCCTACGTCCTGCTGGACAGGGAGAGGCGTCTGGGACGCACCGGTCTTCTATGGGCACCGCCGCTGGCCGTGGCCGGGGCGGTCCTGGGCATGGGGTTCGCGGTGCCTCTCGACCTGTACATGGGCCTGACCGTCAATACCGTGCAGCAAGCATGGACGGTGTTCGTCTCCGCCGCTGCCACCGACGCGCTCAATGGGGCGGTACTGCTTCCCATCCTCGTCCTGATCTATTCTCGGCTCCTGCAGCTCTCGCAGAAGACCGTCCTCCATGCCGGGCCTGTGGAAGATCAGGTCCTGCCTGAGAGGGAGTAACGGCGTGATACGAGGATGTAGGCGAGCCCTCCGACCGCCATCAGCAACGCGGCCAGCAGGATGTCCGGAGGGTTCACGTAGGTCATGATGAGCAGGGAGAACGCCACGCCCAGCACCGGCATGGTCCCCCCGAAGCGCGTAGCCTTGGCGCAGGCGCGTCCCTGAGCGAAGAAGATCGCGGCGGTGAGGCAGGTCATCAGGTAGACGAACGCCAGCATGAACACCGAGGCGTTGATTATGCTCTCCAGACCGCCTAAGAACGTCGCCGCCAGCGCCGTGGTGGCGAGCAGGACTATCGACACCCAGGGCACGCCGCTCCTGACGCTCAGCTTGGCGAGGGCGCGAGGCATCATGCCCTCCTCCGCCAGCACCCTGGCGAGACGCGATGCGCCGAGCAGCTCCGTCTCCTCGGAGCAGGCGATGGCCAGGAGAGCGCCGATGCCCACCAGGAGCGCCATGAGCCATGCCAGCTCCGGCGACCAGGCGAAGATCACCTTGGACGCTTCCGCCAGGGGATTGCCGGCGTCCGACACTCCGGCGCCACCCAGGGCGCCGAAGACCACGAGGTTGATGAAGAAGTAGAACGACGCGACCACCAGCATGCCGATGATGATGGCCCGGGGTATCGTGCGCGTCGGTTCCTCCACCTCACCGGCCGGCAGGGTGGCGAGCTCGAAGCCGGTGTAGGCCCAGAAGGCCACCACCACCGCCTCGCCGAAGTTGATGGCACTTCCTGTGAGGAACGGTGTGAAGTTGGACATCATCCGCTCTGGCTCGCCGAGAAGGTAGATGGCGCCGCCAACGACAAGGAGGGCGAACGGAACGATCTTCGCCAGCGACAATACGTTGATGACGCGGCCGGTGACCTTCACACCCATGAGGTTGGTCACGACGGCGAACACTACCAGCGAGACCATCACCCCCACGCCCGCTAAGAATCCGATGTCGGGGACGAGGGCCTCGAAGTACTGCAGGAAGGCCAGGGTTATCGCTACCAGGGAGAGCCATCCGAAGAGGAGGAAGCTCCAGCCCACCATGAACGCGCCCAGGGACGAGAACGTATCCTGGGCGAAAGCGTACGGACCGCCGCTCTTAGGCAGGACCATCACGCAGTAGTTGAATGATAGCGCTATGATCAATGCGATGATGCCGGCGATCAACCATACTACCAGTGAGGAGGGACCGACGAGGCTGCCGGTCAGGGATAGGGTGATGAAGATGCCGGTACCCAGCACCGTCCCCACGATGATGTTGGTGACATCGAACAGGTTCAGCTTCTCGATCTTGTCGCTCATCATCGGCACCGTTGGTCGCTCCTGAACGCACAGGAGGTCTGTACGGTCAATGGTCTCCTAGACTCTTATAGATCGATGAGTAGGGCGCATGTCGTTCCTATCTGTTCCTGTCGCAGCGCTTCATCGGGTCTCGTTGCATGGAGCGACCTGCAGAAGATGGAGGGATGGCGATGGCAGCTAAGGTCAAATGAGGGGGTAAAAGGAAGATAGTGGTCCAAATCTTTTACGATGTAAGCCATTATTTAATGTATCGAAGTTATCTGGCAGGTTGATGGCCACAGCCTCGGGGAAGTTAGGAAATCATCTGATTGCCCCCCAAGCCTATTTTCCGATGATCGCCGCACAAAACACCTCATTACTTTCCGATGGGGGTGAAGCGTTCTGAAGAGCCCTTTTAGCAGGGCCATGGTCGATGTGCAATGGGCCTTCATAAGCGTTGTCACAGCATCCTTGGCCCACTTTGTTCTGAGAGTGGTCCTCGGAAGGGAGCTGGGGGCCGAAGGCCTTGGGATATATACGCTAGCGTTCACGATATATCTCCTGGGTCAGCAGTTCGCCGCTTTCGGGATCGGTTCTGCACTAACACAATATGTCGCCGAGCATCTCGACGATCATCTGACGATCCGCAAGCTCGTCTCGTCCGGAATGACCTCATCCATCATCACTGGCACCTTAATGGGTGTCGTCCTCTTCCTCCTCTCGCCGGTCATCGCCAATTCTCTCTTCCATACGCCTGAACTGGAGAACATGATCCAGCTCGTTGCGTTCTCCTTCCCCTTCATCGCCATCCAGAAGGCTGTCCTCGGTACCCTTAATGGTTTCCGGAAAATGAGCCGATTCGCTTATCTTCAGATCGCCCAGAACGTTTCTGTTGTCGTCATCTCCATAATACTAGTAGGATCCTTACATATGGGGGAGCTCGGTGCCACCGTCGGCCTAGTTGGGCCTACGATCATCGTTAGCCTGTTGAGCCCTCTTCTCATAAGGGAGCATCTCCGGCGTGACGGCTCTCACTGGGACGTCACAGCATTGAAGATAACCACCATCTTTGGACTCTACGTCGTCCTGGGGAACGCCATCAGCTTTCTTAATACCCAGATAAATTCGATCCTCATCGGATACTATATGACCCCCACCGAGGTAGGGATATTCGCCGTCGCAGCTCTCCTGGCACAGGTCTTGACTCTCATGCCCAGCGCGGTCCAACGGGTAACGGCACCGTCCATGGCGGCCAAGTATGGAAAGGGGGACATGGAAGGTGTGAGAAGGATCTACTATTCCACCCTGAAAAAAAGTTTTCTCATTACCATCATTTGCGCATCCATCATTGCTGTACTTGGTCCCTACATCATCACTTTCTTTTTCACGAACGAGTACAGCACCGCCTATGAGCCGCTTTTGATCCTGCTTCTAGGATATGTATTCGCCGCATCGTTCGGAGCTGTTGGGGCTACCCTATCCAGCATTGGCCGAGTCAATGTACCTTTCAAGATAGGTGTGATTTGCACCATCTTGAACATCGCACTGAACGTCCTGCTCATTCCTCACATGGGCATGAACGGGGCTGCAATTGCTACAGCCGTGACCTTGATTCTCAATTTCGTAATAACCATATGGGCAATACAGATATACCTCAGAAGAGTGCACTGATACGTGGATCAACCTGCTAGTAAGGGCCCTGTATGCGATTCAAATATTTGCCGATATCTTGAAAGAAAGGACTGAGGCCCTTTTATGTACCTTACTGATCGAACAGATGTATTGACAGCCAAGAATCCTGGTATATCTTACCTGCGTTCGGTGAGCTGTTGATCTCTAACAACTTGGGCAATAGTGAGGATCTCGTCGTGTGTATCTGAATAGGCAGTCCTGCGCTCATGGTCGCGTGATCGATAATCACATATTGCCCATCGGTATCGTTTATTCGTGCATCCCCGACCAGCTGAGCGTAAACATCGGTGTTAAGATGCTCATAACCAAATGTAGGTTTGGCCACTTGAGCTTCATATTGCAGGCTCTTACCAATGATATTGAAGTCAGCAAAAATTTCCTGTGATTCTCCGTTCACGTGTCTATAGCTCCATTGGAAGCTGTTCTCTACTTCTGCAAACTTCGTAACAGAGGTCTCCCCAGCCTGATTTGTACAATACATCGTAACTAGGCAGATGGCACCTAGCAAAAGAAGCGCGACCATGCAGTAGGATATAATTTTTGCGGCACTGAATCGTCTTCTGAAAAGTTGCTTGTCATTGTAGCTCAGAAATGCATAAATGGCCATCATTGGGAACAATGTGGGAATATAAACAAAGTTGATGGAGTTCGACTGATAGTAGAGGAATACTATCACTACTTGAGCTATCACCAAGCCCAACAGCAGGACAAATGAGTTCCGGGACACCTGGTCCTTAATCTGTGTTCTGCGAGTGATGTGTGGCCATAAGTGCTTGTGAAGTACGACCAATACCATCAAACACGATACAGCTAGCAAGATCATATAAGATATAAAATAGATAGAGCCCAGGGCAGAGTCCTTGTAGTTATATTTATAGGGGACCTCGAAGGCAATCTGGCCTGTCAATTTATTCACTGCTTCATCAATGAAGTCCAGGAGGTTAGCGTTCTGCATGAAACCATCAAGATAACTGGTCTGCCACAAGTGAATAAAGGTGATAGCACATACAACTGAAATCAGGACCAGTGCCGTCATGTTGCGAAAATTATTGTTGCTCCAATGGTAATTGGATTGTTCATTCGGACCTACTCTCTCATTGAACTTCGCGATAATTAATGTGAAATAGACAGCCCATACGGACACAAAGAGTATCATTAGGATCATGAGAGCGGTGTGCCAGTAGTGTGCCAGGCTAATCAATATGATGATGGTGAGGAGATAGAACCGCAAGTCGTGTGTTTGGGTGAATTTCCAGAAACATAGCATCCCGATGAATATCAGTGTATATCCAGGGGTAGCTGCATAGAAGGAAGATGTTGATTTTGTGGTGAATAGGAACAATAGGCCGTAGACTGCAAGGATAAGGTAGGGGAGGGGATACTTTTCTCTGTTTATCAAGGAGTTCAGCAGGCCGAGGTATGAGATGGGCACAATAACCAGGCCGAAGGGGATGATGACCGTTAGCTCTGGCGAGATGTCAAGAAGATATATCATGATCATATGGATGATGGCCGTGTTGGGTAGGTAGGATTCTGTCTCCGCCACACGCTGGGCAATGGATGATATGGTAGTATCAATTGGGAGGGATTCCGGGGGGAACATGGGGAACGCGTAAAAGTTCGGGCTCACATACCCGTTCAGAAGCATCTCCAGGTATGCACTGAATATTGTGGGGAATCTCTGGAAATCGACCTCCTTCGAAAAATTAACAATGAGGAGTATCGGAAAGAGAGTGAAGTATACAATTCCGATTATTTTTAATGCTCTTCGACTGTTCAATGACAATGCCAACTTCCCACCACACGAAACTCAACGATCCAAGACGAAGATTTTTATTTGCGGAAGAGACGATCTTTGCTCCATCAGCTATGGCACTCAACATATAAGGGATGAATCGTGCCGTCCTAACTGCTGGCCACAATGCACTACAATATTATCAAACATTTGATTCCAATAGGCAGTTCGAGGAAAAAAGAGTTGGTGATGTGCGCTTAATGGAAGTCATTCACATCAGATGGAGGTGATCCCAATGCCTGCCGGTACTGTTGCACTAGCTCCCGAGATACGTTCTCCCAGGTGTACTGTTGCGCATATTGGACAATGGCCTCTCTATCCCATTGCCTGCCCAACGCCGATAACAGTTTTTCCGCAAGGTCGCTAGAGCTACCAGGCTCCACAAGAAGGCCGTACTCGTCAGAAGTTATGACCTCTGGCACACCTCCTACCCTTGTTCCAATGAAAGGTTTCCCACATCCGAGGGCCTCGAACATGACGGTGGGATTTCCTTCGCTGAGGCTGGGTAGAGTGAAGACGTCGCATGCATTCATCCAGAGTGGTAGTTGATCTCCGGGGACTCTACCTAGCAGCTTGACACTA
The nucleotide sequence above comes from Methanomassiliicoccus sp.. Encoded proteins:
- a CDS encoding ECF transporter S component is translated as MNMEHSTLRTQILVVAIGSLLYAIITVRLNVLIMPGTELTAVRPSVVVPMLIGFLFGPRAGFLTGFLGNVLGDVVTFNDFFWPWDIGNGIMGAVPGLAYVLLDRERRLGRTGLLWAPPLAVAGAVLGMGFAVPLDLYMGLTVNTVQQAWTVFVSAAATDALNGAVLLPILVLIYSRLLQLSQKTVLHAGPVEDQVLPERE
- a CDS encoding zinc ribbon domain-containing protein — protein: MGKARSVTDLIEDLADDRKRGPAMVMLSRMGPAVIPYLIGVLGDEQRRSYAGAVLTDIGEPAIPALVEAFDESKGGAYARAALARIQRPDLIIPLLIRALGDKARQAHACGMLIDYGMPTLGPYLPQLTEVLGDKDKQVYASTALVAVGAAATPYLLKAVSDERKRFWAAFTLNKIDPLTYTNQWLEQMVSESPDQVQGAAPPSRPARYCPYCGAPMRADHTFCGSCGKKVERIASQKTSTTSPPSKNESDMRTSELTLDPAANQPSHRADVPNEYVVGGFTSSDMARPGSLGYAIYITNRRIIGVKKPGLFAKAVGATVAGTVMGAVLGLGTKWTVRNSLGRDLTSEENRALLAELERSKDIELMNQDVTLIQLKRKFFTNPGQIAFFLRGTQQTDITISLANDEVVDDLRKLFTEHFSRVLKVVN
- a CDS encoding flippase codes for the protein MVDVQWAFISVVTASLAHFVLRVVLGRELGAEGLGIYTLAFTIYLLGQQFAAFGIGSALTQYVAEHLDDHLTIRKLVSSGMTSSIITGTLMGVVLFLLSPVIANSLFHTPELENMIQLVAFSFPFIAIQKAVLGTLNGFRKMSRFAYLQIAQNVSVVVISIILVGSLHMGELGATVGLVGPTIIVSLLSPLLIREHLRRDGSHWDVTALKITTIFGLYVVLGNAISFLNTQINSILIGYYMTPTEVGIFAVAALLAQVLTLMPSAVQRVTAPSMAAKYGKGDMEGVRRIYYSTLKKSFLITIICASIIAVLGPYIITFFFTNEYSTAYEPLLILLLGYVFAASFGAVGATLSSIGRVNVPFKIGVICTILNIALNVLLIPHMGMNGAAIATAVTLILNFVITIWAIQIYLRRVH
- a CDS encoding amino acid permease, which translates into the protein MSDKIEKLNLFDVTNIIVGTVLGTGIFITLSLTGSLVGPSSLVVWLIAGIIALIIALSFNYCVMVLPKSGGPYAFAQDTFSSLGAFMVGWSFLLFGWLSLVAITLAFLQYFEALVPDIGFLAGVGVMVSLVVFAVVTNLMGVKVTGRVINVLSLAKIVPFALLVVGGAIYLLGEPERMMSNFTPFLTGSAINFGEAVVVAFWAYTGFELATLPAGEVEEPTRTIPRAIIIGMLVVASFYFFINLVVFGALGGAGVSDAGNPLAEASKVIFAWSPELAWLMALLVGIGALLAIACSEETELLGASRLARVLAEEGMMPRALAKLSVRSGVPWVSIVLLATTALAATFLGGLESIINASVFMLAFVYLMTCLTAAIFFAQGRACAKATRFGGTMPVLGVAFSLLIMTYVNPPDILLAALLMAVGGLAYILVSRRYSLSGRT
- a CDS encoding VOC family protein — its product is MMLNPYLNFNGNAEEAFKFYRIVFGGEFSSLMRYKEMPGAERFSEAEGEGIAHIALPVGTTMLMGSDALESVGQKVNFGNSVYVMITPDSEAEARRLFNELSAGGKVEMALEKMFWGDLYASFTDKYGIWWMIDYALPKQG